A single Defluviitalea saccharophila DNA region contains:
- the flgM gene encoding flagellar biosynthesis anti-sigma factor FlgM yields the protein MKITRVNQVLEVYNTNRIQKTEKINKTMGKDVFALSKEGKDFQVALSALSKVPDIRQEKVQEITQKLQSGNYNVSAQELADKIVESAFDQKI from the coding sequence ATGAAAATAACGAGAGTAAATCAAGTATTAGAAGTTTATAATACAAATCGAATCCAAAAAACAGAAAAAATCAATAAGACTATGGGAAAGGATGTGTTTGCCTTATCTAAGGAAGGTAAAGACTTTCAAGTTGCCCTTAGTGCACTCTCGAAGGTACCTGATATTAGACAGGAAAAGGTACAGGAGATTACGCAAAAACTTCAATCAGGAAATTATAATGTAAGTGCTCAGGAATTAGCGGATAAAATTGTAGAAAGTGCCTTTGATCAGAAGATTTAA
- a CDS encoding flagellar protein — protein sequence MDIRNCRRCKKLFQYITGRVICPACKDEEEKEFKRVKDYLYDHPKASMAEVSQATDVAIATIKHYLREGRLIITPDSPMGIECEKCGASIKTGRFCERCAFELERDVRLASDSLKGPERSLTFEKTDPKKTRMHYLNKDRIEGR from the coding sequence ATGGATATTAGAAATTGCAGAAGGTGTAAGAAGCTTTTTCAGTACATTACGGGTAGAGTGATTTGTCCTGCCTGTAAAGATGAAGAAGAAAAGGAATTTAAGAGGGTAAAAGATTATCTATATGATCATCCTAAAGCATCTATGGCAGAAGTATCACAGGCGACAGATGTTGCCATTGCAACCATCAAGCATTATCTTAGGGAAGGAAGATTGATTATTACTCCAGATTCTCCTATGGGAATAGAGTGTGAAAAATGCGGTGCTTCCATAAAAACAGGAAGATTTTGTGAAAGATGTGCCTTTGAATTGGAAAGAGATGTGAGGTTGGCTTCGGACAGTCTTAAAGGTCCAGAACGCTCCCTTACATTTGAGAAGACTGACCCTAAAAAGACAAGAATGCATTATCTCAATAAGGACAGAATAGAAGGACGATAA